One window from the genome of Aquabacterium sp. A3 encodes:
- the flgJ gene encoding flagellar assembly peptidoglycan hydrolase FlgJ, with protein MSINTPSQGVTVDLRSLDQLKGASARDARGQVREVARQLEGLFMQELMKSMRATTMASGMLDNGGTELGTSMLDTQLSQQMTGLPGGLSDMIARQLERQLQGVVTPSGSTASAEAVRPPSGKTRVGTSASPRPSSPEAFIQQHQAAAKAAESATGIPAEHILGQAALESGWGKRDIRMPDGSSSHNLFGIKATSSWKGKVAEVTTTEYIGGVARKVTAKFRAYDSFEEAFKDHARLLTTSPRYSETAAKADTPADFAKGLQKGGYATDPAYADKLTRVIHTALRVQRDMA; from the coding sequence ATCCCAGGGCGTCACGGTTGACCTGCGGTCACTGGACCAACTGAAAGGTGCTTCGGCGCGTGATGCGCGCGGCCAGGTGCGGGAAGTGGCGCGCCAGCTTGAAGGCCTGTTCATGCAGGAGCTCATGAAAAGCATGCGGGCCACCACCATGGCCTCGGGCATGCTGGACAACGGCGGCACCGAACTGGGCACCAGCATGCTGGACACCCAACTCTCACAGCAGATGACCGGGCTGCCCGGCGGGCTGAGCGACATGATCGCCCGCCAGCTTGAGCGGCAGCTACAGGGCGTGGTCACACCCTCCGGGTCGACCGCCTCGGCCGAGGCCGTTCGCCCCCCGTCCGGCAAGACCCGTGTGGGCACGTCGGCCAGCCCACGCCCCAGTTCACCGGAAGCCTTCATCCAACAACATCAGGCGGCGGCCAAGGCCGCCGAAAGTGCCACCGGCATCCCCGCCGAACACATCCTGGGTCAGGCTGCCCTGGAGTCGGGCTGGGGCAAACGCGACATCCGCATGCCCGATGGCAGCTCCAGCCACAACCTGTTTGGCATCAAGGCCACCTCGTCATGGAAGGGCAAGGTGGCCGAGGTCACCACCACCGAATACATCGGGGGCGTGGCGCGCAAGGTGACGGCCAAGTTCCGTGCATATGACTCGTTCGAAGAGGCCTTCAAGGACCATGCGCGCTTGCTGACCACCAGCCCGCGCTACAGTGAAACTGCTGCCAAGGCCGACACGCCGGCCGACTTTGCCAAGGGGCTTCAGAAAGGTGGCTACGCCACCGACCCGGCGTACGCCGACAAGCTGACCCGTGTGATCCACACCGCGCTGCGCGTGCAGCGTGACATGGCCTGA
- a CDS encoding EAL and HDOD domain-containing protein: MHHPALGQLALAYSPVIDRNRAVIATRLTLSPLHADAPPKAAAVLEALDQVWPAGSGQLWLNITHEGLLMDMLQSQLGSHMIIEVPAFMATDARYTDALCTLHANGGTQVLKGRPLSELSKEVLPCFKHAIVDLSEDRRVDGHVPAAPGGGAAVYRGISVVQSGVCSVEDMEASFRRGVAAVLGWPIDSVIQAGQKTADQPALQVIVQLIDQVHRQDEIDDLENTLKRDPPLAYKLMRYINSPAFGLSVEISSFRHAIMILGYNRLKRWLALLLATASKDPNMRPVMYASVRRGLLMEELGRCSGNDELRSELFICGVFSLLDRMFNQPFSELLRTIPVPEQVFQALAEHTGPYEPYFQLVQAMENGIVYDIRESAERLMLSFDDINAALLRAMTSASQLD; the protein is encoded by the coding sequence ATGCACCACCCTGCACTTGGCCAGCTCGCCCTGGCGTACAGCCCGGTCATCGACCGAAATCGTGCGGTCATTGCCACGCGGCTGACCTTGTCACCGCTGCACGCAGACGCCCCGCCCAAAGCCGCCGCCGTGCTGGAGGCCCTCGACCAGGTGTGGCCAGCCGGCAGTGGCCAACTGTGGCTCAACATCACGCACGAAGGCTTGCTGATGGACATGCTGCAATCCCAGTTGGGCAGCCACATGATCATCGAGGTGCCCGCCTTCATGGCGACGGATGCCCGCTACACCGACGCCCTGTGCACCCTGCACGCCAATGGCGGCACCCAGGTGCTCAAGGGACGCCCCTTGAGCGAGTTGTCCAAAGAGGTTCTGCCGTGCTTCAAGCACGCCATCGTCGACCTGAGCGAGGACCGCCGGGTGGATGGTCATGTGCCTGCCGCGCCTGGTGGCGGTGCCGCCGTCTACCGGGGCATCTCGGTGGTGCAAAGCGGGGTGTGCAGCGTGGAAGACATGGAAGCGTCGTTCCGACGTGGCGTGGCGGCGGTGCTGGGCTGGCCCATAGACAGCGTCATCCAGGCTGGGCAGAAAACCGCCGATCAACCGGCCTTGCAGGTCATCGTGCAACTGATCGATCAGGTGCACCGCCAGGATGAGATCGATGACCTGGAAAACACCCTCAAGCGTGACCCCCCGCTGGCGTACAAGCTGATGCGCTACATCAACTCACCCGCCTTCGGCCTGTCGGTGGAGATCAGCTCGTTTCGCCACGCCATCATGATCCTGGGCTACAACCGTCTGAAGCGCTGGCTGGCCTTGCTGCTGGCCACCGCCAGCAAGGATCCCAATATGCGCCCGGTCATGTACGCCTCGGTGCGCCGGGGCCTGCTGATGGAAGAGCTGGGCCGATGCAGCGGCAACGACGAGTTGCGCAGCGAGCTCTTCATCTGCGGGGTGTTCTCGCTGCTGGACCGCATGTTCAACCAGCCCTTCAGTGAGTTGCTTCGCACCATTCCCGTTCCGGAGCAGGTGTTCCAGGCCCTGGCCGAGCACACGGGTCCTTACGAGCCATACTTCCAGTTGGTGCAGGCCATGGAAAACGGCATCGTCTACGACATCCGCGAATCGGCCGAGCGCCTCATGCTCAGCTTCGATGACATCAATGCCGCACTGCTGCGTGCCATGACTTCGGCCTCGCAA
- the flgL gene encoding flagellar hook-associated protein FlgL — translation MRIATAFAYDQTIFNLQQRQQALAESQVQLTSGKRVNKASDDPTSAARAERALAAAARNEANQRSLDASRNVMTITESALGDAVELIQSARETLVAAGNGSYTDGERRALAVKLREIRNQMMSIVNRADGGGGYVFGGQGASSPPFVDTPTGVTFRGQGGEILASSSERLALTVDGEQTWLMARTGNGVFTTGPDGNLGGGGNQGTAWIGSGSITDPATLPYPAATPPGPSYTIEFTDTGSGITYDVLEDGNPIASGEPYADGKTIDIPGRGMSVTISGVPANGDTFRVGESESSLSIFDSLDRTIAALSSQNATGGVVKQAVNTGMTEIDSVLSNVQSARSAVGESLNRMEGIESRIGALKLAAETERSNAEDLDMVEAISRFQNQQTGYQAALQSYAAVQKLSLFQYLNV, via the coding sequence ATGCGCATCGCCACCGCCTTCGCCTATGACCAAACAATCTTCAACCTGCAGCAGCGTCAGCAGGCCCTGGCCGAATCGCAGGTGCAACTGACCTCCGGCAAACGGGTCAACAAAGCCAGCGATGACCCCACGTCGGCGGCTCGTGCCGAACGCGCGTTGGCAGCGGCCGCGCGCAATGAAGCCAATCAACGCTCGCTGGACGCCAGCCGCAATGTGATGACCATCACTGAGTCGGCCCTGGGCGACGCGGTCGAGCTGATCCAGAGCGCGCGCGAAACCCTGGTGGCCGCAGGCAACGGCAGTTACACCGATGGTGAGCGCCGCGCGCTGGCCGTCAAGCTGCGAGAGATCCGCAACCAGATGATGTCCATCGTGAACCGCGCCGACGGCGGTGGTGGGTACGTGTTTGGCGGTCAGGGGGCATCCTCGCCTCCTTTTGTCGACACGCCCACCGGGGTCACCTTCCGCGGGCAAGGCGGTGAAATTCTGGCGTCATCCAGTGAGCGCCTGGCCCTGACCGTCGATGGCGAGCAAACCTGGCTGATGGCCCGCACCGGCAATGGTGTCTTCACCACGGGGCCTGATGGCAACCTGGGCGGTGGCGGCAACCAGGGCACGGCATGGATCGGCTCAGGCAGCATCACCGACCCGGCCACACTGCCCTACCCCGCCGCCACACCACCCGGCCCCAGCTACACGATCGAGTTCACCGACACCGGCAGCGGCATCACCTACGACGTGCTGGAAGATGGCAATCCGATCGCCTCGGGTGAGCCTTATGCCGACGGCAAGACCATCGACATCCCGGGCCGCGGCATGTCGGTCACCATCTCGGGCGTGCCCGCCAATGGCGACACCTTCCGCGTCGGAGAGTCGGAAAGCAGCCTGAGCATCTTCGACAGCCTGGACCGCACCATCGCCGCCCTCAGCAGCCAGAACGCCACGGGCGGGGTGGTCAAGCAGGCCGTGAACACCGGCATGACCGAAATCGACAGCGTGCTCAGCAACGTGCAGTCGGCCAGGTCGGCCGTGGGCGAATCGCTCAACCGCATGGAAGGCATCGAAAGCCGCATCGGTGCCCTGAAGCTCGCTGCAGAAACCGAGCGGTCCAATGCCGAAGACCTGGACATGGTTGAGGCCATCTCCCGTTTTCAGAATCAGCAAACGGGCTACCAGGCGGCGCTGCAAAGTTACGCCGCCGTGCAAAAGCTCTCGCTGTTCCAGTACCTGAACGTCTGA
- the flgK gene encoding flagellar hook-associated protein FlgK — MGTGIFSMGTRAMFAAQTMLDTVGHNISNANTPGYSRQDVQLATENGMFTGAGFFGRGVQVVTITRSTNEFLSQEVNRNLAAESSDQTRLDKLLQLEKVLPTGESGLGYAAGQMLNAFVDVANQPQDMAARQVVLSRAREWVSRVNTAGQQLVEIQRGVAMDIENTVDRINALAEEIAKANQAIASYKGVGHTPNDLMDKRDQLVRNLSELAQVTTVKADDGGLNVFLGGGQLLVLGNETQELSVIADASNSAFRRIALHNPINNTDRELDQSQITGGALHGLLTFQDTDIVQTETQLNAFVQSFADRLNEQQRLGLDAEGVMGTDLFSNTTTAAGIRLALNVPKGIAAASPFVATTDVANKGTATVDSFRMLQTTLPSGVTAPVSIQFYEDAGSPSGLRYEVTAAGGGAPYWTANWDPGEPITDGDPTPGVETASFEMLIAGTPTGGSPGDTLTVSETIYFLGNNGNALSMLALRDDATFVTVDGASYATVTDAYSQMVGSLGVLVQSGKTSAEISSTLSTNSQQTLTGEVGVNLDEEAARLIQYQQSYQAAAKMLQVAQKVFDILLETSR; from the coding sequence ATGGGAACCGGCATCTTCTCAATGGGCACCCGGGCCATGTTCGCGGCCCAGACCATGCTGGACACGGTCGGCCACAACATCTCGAACGCCAACACGCCTGGCTACTCGCGTCAGGATGTTCAACTGGCCACAGAAAACGGCATGTTCACCGGGGCCGGCTTCTTTGGTCGCGGGGTGCAGGTGGTCACGATCACCCGCTCCACCAACGAATTCCTGTCGCAAGAGGTCAACCGTAACCTGGCGGCCGAGTCGTCAGACCAGACCCGCCTGGACAAGCTGCTGCAGCTGGAGAAGGTCTTGCCCACCGGCGAAAGTGGCCTGGGCTATGCCGCAGGTCAAATGCTCAACGCCTTCGTTGACGTGGCCAACCAGCCCCAGGACATGGCCGCTCGGCAGGTGGTGCTGTCGCGCGCCCGCGAGTGGGTGAGCCGCGTCAACACGGCCGGTCAGCAGTTGGTCGAGATCCAGCGCGGCGTGGCCATGGACATCGAGAACACGGTGGACCGCATCAACGCCCTGGCGGAAGAAATTGCCAAGGCCAACCAGGCGATCGCGAGCTACAAGGGTGTCGGCCACACCCCCAACGACCTGATGGACAAGCGCGACCAGTTGGTGCGCAACCTGAGCGAGCTGGCCCAGGTCACCACCGTCAAGGCCGACGATGGCGGCCTGAACGTCTTTCTGGGCGGCGGACAGTTGCTGGTGCTGGGCAACGAAACGCAAGAGCTCAGCGTCATTGCCGATGCGAGCAACTCGGCCTTTCGCCGCATCGCACTGCACAACCCGATCAACAACACCGACCGCGAACTGGACCAGAGCCAGATCACTGGTGGCGCCCTTCATGGCCTGCTGACCTTCCAGGACACCGACATCGTCCAGACGGAAACTCAGCTCAACGCCTTCGTGCAATCGTTTGCCGACCGACTCAATGAGCAGCAGCGCTTGGGTCTGGATGCCGAAGGGGTGATGGGCACCGACCTGTTTTCCAACACCACCACGGCCGCAGGCATTCGACTGGCCTTGAACGTGCCCAAGGGCATCGCCGCGGCCTCGCCCTTCGTGGCCACCACCGATGTGGCCAACAAGGGCACCGCCACGGTGGACTCGTTCAGGATGCTGCAGACCACCCTGCCCTCCGGGGTGACGGCGCCCGTGAGCATCCAGTTCTATGAAGATGCTGGCTCACCCAGCGGTTTGCGCTACGAGGTCACTGCAGCAGGCGGTGGCGCGCCTTACTGGACCGCCAACTGGGACCCGGGCGAGCCCATCACCGACGGGGATCCCACGCCCGGTGTGGAGACCGCCAGCTTCGAAATGCTGATTGCTGGCACGCCCACGGGTGGTTCGCCGGGCGACACGCTGACGGTGTCGGAAACGATCTACTTCCTGGGCAACAACGGCAATGCGCTGTCCATGTTGGCCTTGCGGGATGACGCCACCTTCGTGACGGTCGACGGCGCCTCGTATGCCACGGTCACCGACGCCTACTCGCAGATGGTGGGCAGCCTGGGGGTGCTGGTGCAAAGCGGCAAGACATCGGCCGAGATCTCCAGCACGCTGTCAACCAACTCGCAACAGACGCTAACCGGTGAGGTGGGCGTCAACCTGGACGAAGAGGCCGCGCGCCTGATCCAGTACCAGCAAAGCTACCAGGCGGCCGCCAAGATGTTGCAGGTGGCCCAGAAGGTCTTTGACATCCTGCTGGAAACCTCACGTTGA